Proteins found in one Triticum urartu cultivar G1812 chromosome 4, Tu2.1, whole genome shotgun sequence genomic segment:
- the LOC125553581 gene encoding uncharacterized protein LOC125553581, which translates to MAAMEDDSCRRAGSIPFKWEVCPGTPKHTRSASAAAAASPAKVAPKLTLTPPPSMASSPSPYYHHSAASSPRVTSARSASVSPSRRRSYAYAGGHRRAPPTAFIDAAPRPAAKEYGSAAPEPDTAAFGCFALPMLRRKGSKKGAGLGSASSFSSSSSSSGGSFRSDGGGLGMRRSASISSASSLPLPPGRRYAAQARAEVDAATGRGWYF; encoded by the coding sequence ATGGCAGCAATGGAAGATGACTCGTGCAGGAGGGCGGGCTCGATACCGTTCAAGTGGGAGGTCTGCCCTGGGACGCCGAAGCACACGAGGAGCGCGAGCGCCGCGGCGGCGGCATCGCCCGCCAAGGTGGCGCCCAAGCTGACGCTGACGCCGCCTCCCTCCATggcgtcgtcgccgtcgccgtatTACCACCACTCGGCGGCTTCGTCGCCTCGCGTCACCTCCGCGCGCTCGGCGTCGGTGTCACCTTCCCGGCGCCGGTCCTACGCGTATGCCGGCGGTCACCGCCGAGCGCCGCCCACCGCCTTCATCGACGCCGCGCCTCGGCCAGCGGCGAAGGAGTACGGCAGCGCCGCGCCTGAGCCAGATACGGCGGCGTTTGGGTGCTTCGCTCTGCCTATGCTCCGGAGGAAAGGCAGCAAGAAAGGCGCCGGCCTCGGGTCCGCGTCCAGCTTCAGCTCCAGCTCCAGCTCGTCTGGAGGCAGCTTCAGGTCGGACGGCGGAGGGCTGGGGATGCGGCGGTCGGCGTCGATCTCATCGGCCTCGTCGTTACCACTGCCGCCCGGGAGGAGGTACGCCGCCCAAGCGAGGGCGGAGGTGGATGCTGCAACTGGCCGTGGCTGGTACTTTTGA